TTGAAATGGCATTTCCTACCCAAACAATATATTTGAAGAAGGGGGACAACTAATATATAAAATATAAAAAATGGGGACATATTATGGAAATTATTTCAATAAATGACAAACAAGATTTAAAAAAAATATTTGAAGAAACTAAAACCATAGCCATAGTTGGACTATCTCCAAAACCTGAAAAAATGAGTAATATGGTGGGGAAATTTTTAAAAGAAAAAGGCTATAAAATTATACCCATCTATCCAAAAGAGGAAAGAATATTGGGGGAAAAGGTTTATCGGTCAATTAGTGAAGTAGATGAAAATATAGATATGGTTAATGTTTTTAGGAAATCAGAATATATTCCCGAAATTGTTGAAGAGATATTAAATAGGGACGATATAAATACGATATGGCTTCAATTAGGGATTATAAATAATGAAGCAATGAAAAAAGCAAAAGAAAAGGGTTTAAAT
The window above is part of the Methanococcus aeolicus Nankai-3 genome. Proteins encoded here:
- a CDS encoding CoA-binding protein, translating into MEIISINDKQDLKKIFEETKTIAIVGLSPKPEKMSNMVGKFLKEKGYKIIPIYPKEERILGEKVYRSISEVDENIDMVNVFRKSEYIPEIVEEILNRDDINTIWLQLGIINNEAMKKAKEKGLNVVQDKCAKVEYNNIFK